The Rosa rugosa chromosome 1, drRosRugo1.1, whole genome shotgun sequence genomic sequence taagtcttccgctgtgtagtgagttgtggtgggtgtgtttacttattgaattgtcattcagtttgatttgtaaactatctgtaatgtaatctgtgactctaaagaacgagtcggtattgacattgtgagctcagtttgttttgttgcttaatttaaatgaaaaattttatatgtgtttttcttgtgcttgttaagttatcgcgttttagatttgaatttatttattcaaaattcggggcgtgaaaAACAGCCCCTCTGTTACATGCAACCAAGCAATATACAAATGTAAGTGGAGGAAGCACCATTTTGAAGAACCTCCCGCTACATGCAGATTGAAGTGAGGAATAGATTTTTGAAAATAGATTGAAGTGTCATGTCGCTTTTCATGTATATTTTTGAACCAACCAACCAACCAATATACAAATGTAACCTGGAGGAAGCACCATTTTGAAGAACCTCCCGCTGATACATGGTAACGAACATTAACACCTCTTTTCAGCAGACAGATGAAATGTAGCTAGGTTAGCCTATAAGTAGAACAATATATTTTTGACAAGCTGTGTCAACCGCAGTTGTATTGTATATTTGCACATTCTCAGAACATTCATATTAATGGTAATGTTAGTTGCAAACATAAGTCTCTAGCCGTCCAAACTTGCAGATTTTGTTTGAAcacccgcagcaacgcgcgggcacCTATTCTAGTATCTTCTAATTCTCAGTTAACTGGTCATCGACTTAGTAACAGTGTCGGCTCGAGCCGAGCCAACATTGTGAAATTACAGTTTTGCCCTCCATTCTTTGCTTAATTGCGGTTTGCTGTTTGGCCTGGGTATAAAACGCGCTGAGGTGGTAGAAGCGACCCTTTTTGCTAGAGGTGGGagcggtgcggttcggttcggtttgaggcccaaaccgcaaccaaaccgctttttttcggttggcctatatatcaaaccgcaaccgcattacaaaagggttgaaccgattatttcggttacaccatctttcggtgcggtgcgggtcggtttggagcgatttattaatttcaactagaaagagagGGCCAAAATCACGCTTAATTTTACCTAACAATTTCAATaaggcataaataaattttgaattcatttagagtccacacaaatcAGCAAATGTCACCTaaatatcaagcaacttgcagaaagaccataacaacttattacacacacacacacacacacatagatatcaatgatcaagcaaacatagcaacatattacaaactgaaaacccaatcaaaaatggatttcttatatattgaaaaccaacatttccatcaatagagaaataataaataaataaaatgtaattaaaataaattcggtGTGGGTCGGTTTAAATCGGGCGGTTTATGACCCAAAACCGCAACCGAACTGCTTTTAtacggttcggtgcggtgtgaTCATAAAAAGACACCGTTTTAGTTCGGTGCGGTTGCCGAACCGTTTTTTCGGTGCGATTCGGgtcggtaaccgcattttcggtacaaaATGCCCACCCCTACTTTTTGCCTTTCTTCATTCTTGGCTGACCTCTGTGTTTCTGTCGTTGGTAGagtgaaagagagggagagaattgCAGAGAATAGGTGTTGTGTGTTGTGATTGtgtttgttttccttttatGGTTTGTTTCGGTGGACGCgaccttttttctttctcttcgtTTTTGCCTCAGCTCTGCGTTCTTGGGAGAGAGTTGCAGAGAATAGGTTCTGCATGTTGTGATCGTGATTGTTTTCTTTCGATTTAGGATTTGTTTGTTCCTTGCATGTGACTGATTTGGGGTTTCAGTGATGCAGGAGTTCATGTTAGCAACGAGAGGGAAGACGAAGATTGGAATTAGATCGAGGAAAGCAGGAGAGTACTTTCTTTGGCGATTTTGTTTTGTTGGCGATTTCGGGTTTGTTGGAAACTCAGGTGCATATGATTTGCTTCAATGGGTTAATGTTTTCTCTCCGTTTTCTACCTGTTGGAATcggtgtttgttttgtttttgttgggtCAAGGTGTTGGGGTCATTGTCGCCAtcttctgtctctctctttttctcttcgtTTTTGGTTGGGTTCTTCGCATGTAGTGGTATGTAGTTGTTGGGTTTTTTGTTCTTCGCCTTTTCATGCAGACTTTAGTATATTGCTATAGCTTGAAGTGTAGGGGGAGCTCCTTCAAAATGGTACTTCCTCCAGTTACATTTGTATATTGCTTGGTTTCTTTCCACCACTTTATTCCTCAGAGCCTTTGTGCTTCCTCAGTTACATGCAGATGTTCGTTACCATGACACTTCCTCCAGTTTCCATGCATTGACAACTACTCTGCTgaaaagttgtttttttttttttttggctgattGTTAAacatttgaaaattttgatttgatttgaaaatggttttgaagTTTGAAATGCTTGCTTATACAGGAGGGAGAGAGTGAATACTGGGCAGAAAAGAGTGCCTAAAACTACATGTAAAACCTGATTTTCATCTTTTTATACCTATAGTTATGAATAACTATGATCTGGAGGTAAAGACTAGGAGGTGGGTAAGTTATTGATTCTGCATATTGGCTTCGATTCTGCATGTTGGATTCCTATAACTTGCATATGAATGATTGTATTATATGATTTGGTTTGTGAATGAAGTGGTTGATTTGTGGGGTAATCGTTTATCGTGTAGGTTTTGTTGGATGCTTTACAGAGTATACAATCTTGGGTGagattttttgatttttttttggttggaaaATTGATATGGGCTATTATTGATTAGGATTGGTAgttttggtttagggtttatagaGTTTGGGATTGTTTTGGGACTTGATCAaatctgtttttgttttggggttttgttgTTCGTCAAACACAGAGGAGAGGAGCTCTTGCTTGCTTGAAAGAAGGAGAAGGGCTGCTGCTTGGTTGAAAGAAAAGTTGTGGAAGGTATTTGATCTGATATGTtggtttattgttttttttttttttttttaactctgagCTTTTGTGATTTATCTTTcagttttttgttttcattgtagTAACATGATATTGTCTGCATTTGCTAGGGATTTGGCCAATGTATTACAATATTCTTAGTAGAGATTACAATATTCTTAGTTTGGCCAATGTATGGATGGTCTCTTGGGTTCTAACTTCTTAGCTgcttcaattttgaaattttggtttGCCTTGTTTCTGAACTTCATAGAACTTAGTTTTCTTCTTTGTGTTTGTTGTTGAAAGTTTATTAACTGCTGGGGTTGAATATGGCTTATAGGCCTTGGGTTGAGATTTCAGTCTATTCCTCAGTTAAGATGTTCTTTATTAGCTTGCAGATTACTTGGATGTAGATTTTGTTTTATGAGGTGATTCCACAAAAATATTAAGAATTAATGAAATTTCAACAAGTGTGTCAAGTTCTGCTGCATTTAGAACTGCAAGGAAGAATCAGAAACCTTATTTGTGTTTAACATGTTTATCATATCTTGTTCcttttatattcaattaactccCGTCATTTGATTTGTACATTACTCTACCTATGGTTTTTTTCATacaaaactaaatacatatggtattttttttttgcacgcTATTTGTTCTCTGGAAAACTTTTGAGGTTTCGTTTTCAAAAGATTTTGGAGTTTCCCACCTAATTGATTTTTTTCCTGTTGTTTTCTTTAAATCTTCCAGGTATCTGAGTAATTATGGTTCCAGGTAACCCCTCTGTTCTTCTCCATTGAACTAAATTTGGTTTCCCAAAGACCTgtggtttcttttttttcaattggTCTCAATTCCTGGACAATTTGAACAAATCCTGACCCATTTTAGCTTAGTCTTTCCCTTCTTACGTCACTGTTTTGTTGAGCTTTTACTGTTTGGTTTAGTATGCAATTGATTTGCTATGAATGGGACAAAAtgatttggattaatttcatgattttcgTTGTCTTCAGTACACGGCCGTTTATGTACACGGCACATGTGCTGGACACGTGATGTCCAAATTGATGGACGGCGTTAGTGAATAGGGGTTAGTGCGCGGAAGACCAAAAACTGGGAACGAGTAGATCAAAGTTTTACCATaaccaaatgttcctccataCCTTCGAATTTGATCtggaccctctctctctccaagaaCAACAGTCATTCGCTTCCTCCAGAATCCTCAAGCGCTCTCCACTTCTCGCGCATCAACCCTCTTCTCGGCTCTCTCCTCCCCAACTTCATCATTGTCAGCGGAGTTCCCAACTCCGATTCGTGGCAGCTCGGTCCTCCTCTCCCTCTCGGTAACCCCGACAACCCCAATATCATAGAAAGGTTCCAAGTTCCTGGTCCTGGCGTTAATTTGGTATTCAATTTTACGATTTAATTCGAAATTGGGTGTTTCGATCATTTATGTGTTTTCAAATTTGCAGTTGGATCCGGACAACTACGACATAGTAGTGGGGATAACAACGGTGGATCAGATAATGGAGTAGCCTTGAATGGTGCGGTGACGGTCATCGAGCTTCTGCAGCAGccttttaaggaagaatttggaGATGAATATCAGGTCAGCTTTTAGTCATTGTCTACTATTACAACCTGAGTAGCCTACATACTATTTGATTCGTTGGCTAATGTGGAGATGAATTGAATtggcatctttttttttattccagATCTTCAGAGTATCATGGACCATGATGAATTAGCAATATTGTTTGTCTGGGAGTTATATATACACCATTGTAATAAAATAACACCGTAGGATACAACACTCAAATATACAATTTCATAACACTTGAAAAAAATGCAGTTCCCTATCTTTCTTGTTCAACAATGAAACATTACACTTGTGGAAAAAACTAAATGGATGTGGAAGTATAAATTTATTGATCAATCTAATTTTCCTGCGACTTCTACATTTTTAGCTCGGTATGACTTGGTCATTGCTCAAGGTTAATGCTTCTAGTCCATTTAGTCTGTTTTCTGTCAAGTATGGTCCATGTTTTTCTTCTCAGAAAGTTGACATCCATACAGTATCATGCTCATAACTTAAACAAAATTTAGAATATTGTATAGGCTAATATTTACACTCAGTTGGAGCTTTTTATTTGCAGCAGTGACTGACCAAAACTTCTACAAAATTTTGCACATGTATCTGATGCGCTGTAGTGTTAGATAATCTAATAGGAAAACACTGACCTTGAGGACTTGGTGTCAATTTATGCTCTTACAGAATCTGCCCACTTGTTGTcattaattatgaatttgttTACCTCATTCAATGGATGTATCTTTCTGACACAGGAAAATGGTTACTCCTGAGGCAAAGGTTAAATGTAGAAGGTTGATGCCGGATAATCTGGTACGTTTAATAATTGAAGTTGATGCCGGATAATTAGACTTGCGTATGTTTTGATATGTTTAGTGGATGACTCATGACTGCAGCTTAAACTGATTTTGTGCAGGTTAAATTTGGTGATTCAGTCCTTAGGCATGAGTTTAAAGTGAACGTTGGTGGGAAGTTCCCATAATGTGGCAGAACAGGGTGGGCTGACTATACGAGCTGGCTGCAATCCGAAAGATTTCAAAGAAACAGTTTTAGGTTTGTCAAATGCAAAGCCAAATGCAATTGATGAAATGGGATTTGGCCCAGTGCAGAGGCTAGGGTGCACCAAACTTAACCGTGAGATATGCCAAATATTGTAAAGTTTAAGTTCTTGATTACAAGCTCAATCCTAGTATAGAAATCTTGTATGTACTGTGAATTTTTGTATAAAATGGGAATCCTGTTGTTGATGAATTCCTTGTATGGAAATAGAAATTGTGTATCAGTTGCTTGTATCCTGTATAAATGGAACCCTTATATAGAATTTAATAGTTTAACCATAGTTCATAGTTGAACTGGCACACCAAAACAGAGTGAGCTATATGCTATTCGATCAGGACTTGATCTCCTGCAGTCTCTACAGTTACAACATGTTATTGAAAATGATTGTATTGACGCAATTGCTGAAGACTCATGCTTAGACCATAGTCTCCTTGCAAATGGAGGTCTGATAGATGACATCAAATGTGCCATGGCATTAATTCCTTGAGTGCAGCCTTGCTATGCACCTCGTTTGTGCAAAATGTGCTGGCATAGGCTTTGAAGGCAATCATACTTCGGTGTGGCTAGACCAGACTCCAAAATGTATTCTTGATGTTATCAATTATGATTGTAACCACCTCACTTGAGGTTCTATCTAATGAAATTTCtttcttgattcaaaaaaatagTTTAACTTGCACTCTTGCAGATAATATGTAAAGCATTTGTTGGTAAGAACATCATTTGTAGTACATGTTAAATATAAACATTGTCCATAAAGGAAAGCTGTTTTTTAGTCCACAAAAGTTACAAGAGGAGTTCCAACCAGTCACATTGGTTACACTCATCTAGAGGCAGCATCTTGTTACCCATGGTTCCTTGTTCAgctccaactccaacaacttctgTGCTCTTACCCAGCACAAGAATAACCTGATCATATACACAGAAGCACGAATGATAAGActgaaaataaaacatttcaTACCTCAAGGCATACAAGAAAACAGAGAGTCTGCAACAATTCTATACAAGTTTCCTCAAGGTCTTCTATAAAATGACAACATCATGTATTAGTTTCTTATAGCTCGTTTGTATAGGAAGATCACAATTTTCAGAATACAAATATGGTAGACCAGTAATCAGGCATTACCCAAAGGTTCACTAGAATAGACCAACCAAACCAAAATTGGCCTAGCATTATAGACCAAAACCAATCAAACCAACCCTAACCATGCTAGAAATTTATGCAGTATATCAGGAATTAAAAGTATAAATTAGAGATTTATCATTAAGATACCTAATGAATAATCTGAAAAGCTGTGAACTAGAAATGCTTATGGAGACCCTTGAGCATAACAATTATACTGCCATCTCAGGCTCCATAAAAACTTGCTTGACAACCGAAAATGAAAGTTAGCCAACAGATAATCCATCTAATATATGTAAAAATATAACATACTGTCAATGGAAATATGTAAAATTAAACAGTCATATGACTAAGAAGACAAACCTAAATGCACCATGGGAAAATTTTACAGTATTCCATAGCTACAAATTCAGTGCATCCTCAGATCGCTTGACAGCTACAAGGAATTGATAGCTGAGTCaggacatgaaaaaaaaaaaaaaactatttctAGCAAGCTTTGACAACAGAACAACAATATAGTTCATATTACAAATAGGGATATTCATAAACACATTGGGCTTCTCCCAACCTACTACAAAATCCCTCTATAATATCTTATACTCTTCAGATAGCTTTATCAAAATCAGACACTCAAAATGTTGGAAGTATAGGAGCTGCTGTCAACATTGGCTGCTGTCAATGTTGGTTGGCTGCTGCATTTTGTACATGCATTTACACATGTTGTATTTGTTTGCTGTCAACATTGGCTGGCTGCTGCAATTTGTTCCTGCATTCACACATGCATTAATTGTCATTCACACATGCATTAATTGTTTGTAAGCTGCCTATA encodes the following:
- the LOC133736561 gene encoding uncharacterized protein LOC133736561 — translated: MFLHTFEFDLDPLSLQEQQSFASSRILKRSPLLAHQPSSRLSPPQLHHCQRSSQLRFVAARSSSPSRKMVTPEAKVKCRRLMPDNLVKFGDSVLRHEFKVNVGGKFP